In Ferviditalea candida, the DNA window GCGGCGATGCGGTTTGATCGGTTTCGTCATCCGCTGCAGAAGCTGCATAACCCTCCGGAGACGAAACAGGCCCGAAACGGGTCGGGGCTCCCCCCTTATCGGAAGACCCGGACAAACGCCGAAGCGTTTCCAGCAGCTGTTCCAAAGCAGGCTTCGCCGCTAAAAAGGAGGCGAAGCCGCTGCTCTCAGCGGCCTGTAATGGGGGTTGCGCCGAAGCGGCCGATGCCTGATCCGCAGCGGACGATTCTAGCGCCGAAACGGCCTGCAGACGTGAAGCCGAAGCGGCGACCTCCGTGAGCAATTGATGCAGCGGTTTGCCGTAAACGGTTTGGTGCAGCGGCAGAACAATATCCCCGACAATCGGCAGTCCCTTGTGAAAAGCCGTAATTCCGGATTGCATCCATTCCTCCAAGGGCAATGACGGGGGCTTGGCGGCAGCCAGCTGTTGGAACGTTTGCAGGTTCTCCTTCGTCAGTGAAATTCCTGCCTGCTGCATCATCTGAAGAATCCGTCTGTTCTCGGGCGTATCCTTCGTTCCGAACAGCTTCAGCTGCTGGGCTGCGGGCAGATCCGCCATGTCCGCGGAATTCGGAAGCGGTTTGAGCAGGATTTGTCCCTGCCGGGATTCCGGCTGCACCTGCAGCAATGTCATCTGTCCCGGGAACAGAGGCGTTTCCAGCTTCGCTGTCACCCGTACCCCTCCGATATTCAGCAGAGCTTCCTGATCGGATAACAGCTTTAAAACGACGCCTTTGACGATTTCCCCAACCTTCAACTCCAGCTGCTTCGGTTCCGATAGCTGCATATCGCCGAGCAGCCCGCGAAGCAGCTGTCCGATATTCATCCAATACCCTCCATTACTCGAAAACTGCCATCATGCAGCAAGCCTATAACCATCATATCGGTTATTTTTCCCGGATATTGAAGCTGCCCGGGTGGCGTTCCGCAGCAACCGGTTAAAACAGCTCCTGCTGGATCGTCAGAATTTTTCCTAGAAAAGAAGTCCGATGAAGCGGACTGGCCCCGTATTCCAGCAGCCGCTTCCTATGTAAAGCCGTAGCATACCCTTTATGCAGCGCAAGACCGTATTCGGGATATTGCAAATCCCATTCGAGACACATTCGGTCTCTGGTCACTTTGGCCACAATGGATGCCGCGGCTATCGATTTGCTGAGCGCATCGCCGTGGATGATCGCCAGTTGCGGAATGTCCGATTCGATCTTCTCCGCGTCGATCAGTAAATAATCCGGGCTCGTCTCAAGCTGAGCCAACGCCTTTTTCATAGCCAATCTGGACGCCTGCTTGATATTGATTTTATCGATCGTAGGCGGGTCGACGCAGCCGATGCCGGTTGCTATCGCATTGTCCATAATAACCTGATAGAGCTGTTCCCGCTTCGTCTCACTGAGCTTCTTCGAATCGTTAACTTCCTGCAAATCAAGCCCCTGCGGAAGAATGACCGCCGCCGCGACAACATCGCCGAACAGGCAGCCTCTTCCAACCTCGTCAATTCCGGCAATCAGCGTATACCCTTTGCTCCACAGTTCCTTTTCGTATGTCAGCATACGGCTCTTGTTCCTGCTCCCCTTTGTCTTGTTTACCTTAATCTTACCATTATCTTTTTCTGACAAAAAGGATATAGGAATAAAAGACGCCTTCGAATTTCGCATAGTTGTCTTTTTTCAGGTCGAGCTGTCGGATCCATTTCATGGCGAAAGGCAGGACGACTATCAGAATTCCGAATACCAAGCATCCGCAAAATTTCCCGCCTCGTCGGATCGGCCAGCGCTTTGAAAAAATCTTCATATCGTCACCTCTTCAGTCATTCGATTCATCCGTCTGCACCGCTTGTTAATAATTATATATTTAGATAAACATCTAAATATAGTTCACTCTACCCTCTTCATTTTCGCAACTTATAAATACCCATCTTCCTAATCGCTAAAAATTAAACGGAGAGCCTCCAGCGTAAAGGAAGCCCTCCAGAATCGATCATTCGCGGCAATCCGCCGGATTCTCCAAACTGACAGGACCCATTTTCCCGGAACGGAGATCTCTTAGGATCACGCCTGACGCCTTCTCCAAATCGATATGTCCTCCGCTTCTCAGGCATCCCCTTTTTCGTCCGATTTGCTCCATCACTTTTACGATCTCCTGCGGATTTTGCAAATCGACCGGCGGCAGTTCCAGCTCAAAGCGTTCAGATAAACGTTCGGGATAAAGTTTAAGCATATATCGCGTCGCATAAAAGCCGACATCCTCGATGTTCAGAATTTCTTCTTTGATGGCTCCGGTCACGGCCAAGCGGTAGCCTACCTCCTGATCCTCGAACTTCGGCCAGAGAATTCCAGGTGTATCCAGCAGTTCCATTTCTTTGCCTACCTTAATCCACTGCTGCGCCTTCGTGATCCCCGGCTTGTCTCCGGTGGCGGCTGCGCTTTTTCCCGCCAAACGGTTGATCAGGGTCGATTTGCCGACATTCGGAATGCCGACGATCAGGGCGCGAAAAGCCCTTGGCGTGATTCCCTTGCGGATCTGCGCATCGATTTTATCCTTCAGCAGCGCTTTGCAGGAGGGAACAATTTCAGGCACATGATACCCGGAGGCGGAATCGATCGGCAGAGCGTTCAGGCCTTCTTTGCGAAAGTGCGCAACCCACCGCTCGGTCACCTGGGGATCAGCCAAATCGCATTTATTCATAACGACCAGCCGGGGTTTATCCTTCAGAATCTCGTGGATCATCGGATTTCGGCTGGACAGCGGAATCCTTGCGTCCAACAGCTCGATTACAATATCGATCAGTTTGAGCTTGTCCTGAATTTGTCTCCTGGCTCGGGTCATATGGCCCGGAAACCATTGAATCGTCATGGATTCACCTCATAGGAGTGTTTAATGAAATGAATTTGGTCGAACGGCCAAAATACGAAATCGGCGCGTCCGATCACCTTTGCGTAAGGCACGAACCCGACATCCCCGAAGCGGCTGTCTTTGCTGTTCGGCCGGTTGTCGCCCATGACGAACAGTTCGTTGTCAGGCACCTTCACCTGCTCCACTTTGCCGTTGACTTCTTTGAAGTTGCGAAGCGTATTGTAAAGCGTTCCATTTTTCTTTGCCGTTTCTATTTCGTTTTTGATGTAGGGCTCATCGATTTGCTGTCCATTTATAAAGACCTGGTCGCCAACCACCTTCACCGTTTCGCCGGGAAGCGCAATCACCCGCTTGATGTAATCCTTGCTCTCGGGAGCTACAAACACAATGACTTCCCCTCTTTGCGGCGGACGGAAATCATAAATAAGCTTATTGACAATCAAACGTTCGCCGCTAAAAAAATTGGGCTGCATGGAGGGCCCGTCGACGATAAACGGGGCAAAAATAAACCAACGGATAAGACCGACAAGAACTCCTGCGATGACAATGGCTTTGACCCATTCCATGACTTCTCTTTTGACTTGATTTTGATTGTGTTCCATCGCTTCATTACCTTTCTTTTTCCCTTGGATAGTTTCACACATTCTCGAATATTTTAACACATATTGGCGCAATCTCATAATTACCCGATGCGGGCGCAAAAAAAGAGCTTGCGCCGCAAGCTCTTTGGTTAGCCTTATTAACGAATTTCGGTAATTCTTGCCGCTTTTCCACGCAGACCGCGAAGATAATACAGCTTCGCACGGCGGACTTTCCCGCGGCGAGTCACTTCGATCTTATCGATTTTCGGCGAATGAAGCGGAAAGGTTCTTTCCACACCGACACCGTAAGAAATTTTTCTTACCGTGAACGTTTCGCTGATTCCGCCTCCGCGCCGCATAATAACCACACCCTCAAAAACCTGAATGCGCTCGCGGGTACCCTCGACAACTTTAACGTGTACTTTCAAAGTATCTCCGGGGCGAAAGCTCGGAATATCCTGCCGCAATTGTTCCTTCGTAATTTCCTGAATTAAGCTGCTCATATATGACTTCCTCCTTCCACACAGGTGTTCATAGCGCTCAAGGTTCGAAGACCGAACAGTCCATCATCACGCGCAGAGGACCACCAGATTCAACGCAACAAAAGCTATTTTACCACATGATGTTATGAAAAACAAGCAATTTTGATCCGCTATTGTTATTTCCAGCTGCACATGGAAAGTGCCTCCAAGTTCCGTTGTTTTGAGTTTCCGCCATGAACAACTGATCGATTGGATAAAACTCAAAGCCAAAGTCGTTATCCGGCATCTTCCCATGCTCGCATAGAAAACAAAACCTTCACCTGAACATTTCTGATGGAGAGACTAAGTGGCTAAGACTAAGTCGCGTCGCGGTTCGGATCATCCAATTCCGCTTTGAGCTGTTCCAGCATACGCAATTCCTCGACCGTCAGCGATTCGCGATCCAGCAGATCCGGCCGACGCAAAAGCGTTCGGCGCAGCATCTGTTTTTTTCTCCACAGCCCGATTTTCTCGTGATGTCCGGAAAGCAGCACCTCCGGCACTGTCCAACCCCGATATTCGGCCGGTCTCGTGTACTGCGGGTATTCCAGAAAGCCCGTACTGTAGGAATCGGTTATCGAAGACTGTTCATTGCCCAGCACGCCGGGCAGCAGCCTCACCACGCTGTCGATCATCGCCATCGCCGGAATTTCCCCGCCGGTCAGCACAAAATCGCCGAGCGAAAGCTCATCGGTGACCAAATGCTCGCGGATGCGTTCATCGTAGCCTTCATAATGCCCGCAGATGAAAATCAGATGCGACTCCCTGGCTAATTCCTCCGCTTTGCGCTGGTCAAACCGCTCGCCTTGAGGGCATGTCAAGATGATCCGCGGCTTCGGCGCATCCGGGCTAAGCAAGCTTTCCACCGCCTCGAAAATCGGCTCCGGCTTAAGCACCATCCCGCCTCCTCCGCCATACGGATAATCGTCGACCGTATTGTGCTTATTCTGCGAAAAATCACGGTAATTCACCGTATTCAGCTGAACGATCCCTTTCTCTTCCGCTTTCCCCAGAATGCTGGCTGCAAAAACGCCGGCGAACATTGAAGGGAACAACGTCAGGACATCGATTTTCATGGTCAGATCAAGCCCTCCATCAAATGAACGGTGATTTTCCGGTTCTGCACATCCACGTTCAGCACCACCTCATCGATAACCGGAAGCAGTACGGGTTTTCCCGCCGGCCGCTGGACGACCCAGACATCATTCGCACCGGGAGTCAATATTTCCGACACGGTTCCGAGCTCCTCTCCATCTTCCGTCAACACCTTACAGCCGACGATCTCATGGAAATAGTACTCGTTCTGGGGAAGCTCCGCCTGCTGCGAAGCGGTGATTTTCAATAACGCCCCTTTAAACTTTTCCACATCATTAATATTGTCAAATTGCTTGAATTTCACAATATACGTGTTTTTTTGCATGCGCGCCCGCTCGACCTCGACCGTGGCCGCCGGCACCCGTTCTCCGGGTTGAAGGATATGCAGCACGCTGCCCTTCTCAAATCGCAACTCGGGAAAGTCGGTCGATGAAATCACCTTCGTTTCGCCGCGGATTCCGTGGGTATTCACGATCCGCCCTACCGTGTACATTTTGTTTTCCATGCGAAATCCCTCCAACAGATACGTGGCCCGTATGCAAATCCAAAAAGGTTAGGGACGTTCCCTAACCCAAAGGATTTCATATACAGTCGTTTGTTACAGCATAAAAGTGAAATTATGCCATGGGCTTCAACGATTATTGAGAATCGGCCGGATCGGGTGGATGGCTATGACACAATTTCGACAGCGACCCGCTTGTTTTCTTTCACCGCAGCGGATGTGACAACTGTGCGCAGCGCCTTGGCAATGCGGCCTTGCTTGCCGATTACCTTGCCTACATCCTCCGGATGGACGTGCAGCTCGTAAACGGTCACTTGATCCTCTTCCACAACCTTCACAGCTACATCATTCGGATGATCGACCAGCGCTTTCGCGATCACCGTAATTAATTCTTTCATCGCATGCCCTCCGAATCGACCGTTTATTTCTGCAGTTTCATTTCATGAAACTTCTTGAGAACTCCGGCTTTGCTGAGAAGATTGCGAACGGTATCTGAAGCTTGCGCTCCAGTTTGCAGCCATTTCAACGCTTTTTCTTCATCAATATTCACCGCGGCAGGCTGAGCCACCGGGTTGTAAGTGCCGATTTCTTCAATGAATCGACCGTCCCTCGGAGAACGGGAATCGGAAACCACGATGCGGTAAAAAGGAGCTTTATGCGCGCCCATTCTTTTCAATCGGATACGTACTGCCAACATGATCACCTCCCTTGCAGAATCAATCTCTTATCGGTCAGACGAAAACCTCTTAACCGAACGGGAAGCGGAAGCCCTTGCCCAATTTGCCGAGCTTGCCTTTCCCGCCTTTGCCGCCCTTTCCTCCCATCATGGAGGAAAACTGCTTCATCATCATGCGCATATCCTCAAACTGCTTGATCAACCGGTTGACATCCTGGATCGAAGTGCCGCTGCCCTTGGCGATTCGCTTGCGGCGGCTGGCGTTGAGGATTTCCGGCTTTCGCTTTTCATCCTTCGTCATCGATTTGACGATCGCTTCCACCCGGGCCATCTGCCTTTCGTCCACCTTCAAATCCTTCATACCCTTCATTTTGCCCATGCCGGGCATCATGTCGAGCAGCTGGTCGATCGGCCCCATTTTTTTAATTTGCTCCATCTGGTCGAGAAAATCCTCAAAAGTAAATTCCGCCTTGCGCATTTTGCGTTCCAATTCGGCTGCCTTTTCGGCATCGATGGCCGATTGCGCTTTCTCGATCAGGGTCAGCATGTCGCCCATCCCCAAAATCCGCGAGGCCATCCGCTCAGGATGAAAAGGTTCAAGGGCATCGATCTTCTCGCCCATGGCGGCGAATTTGATCGGACAGCCGGTTACCGCTTTGACGGACAAAGCGGCGCCTCCTCGGGTGTCCCCATCCAATTTGGTCAGCACAACGCCGGTCAGATTCAACTGGCGGTGAAAGCTTTCCGCCACATTCACGGCATCCTGTCCGGTCATGGCATCGACCACGAGCAGAATCTCTTCAGGGTGGATAACCTCCCGGATTTGCTCCAGCTCTTCCATCAGCTGTTCGTCTATATGCAGCCGGCCGGCGGTATCCATGATCAGATAGTCGTTGCCGTTTTCCTTCGCGTGGTCATAAGCGGCCCTCGCGATATCCACCGGGCTCGTTTGATCGCCCAGGCTGAAAACGGGGACTTTGATCTGTTCGCCAAGTATCTGCAACTGCTTAATCGCCGCCGGGCGGTAAATATCGCCGGCTACGA includes these proteins:
- the ylqF gene encoding ribosome biogenesis GTPase YlqF yields the protein MTIQWFPGHMTRARRQIQDKLKLIDIVIELLDARIPLSSRNPMIHEILKDKPRLVVMNKCDLADPQVTERWVAHFRKEGLNALPIDSASGYHVPEIVPSCKALLKDKIDAQIRKGITPRAFRALIVGIPNVGKSTLINRLAGKSAAATGDKPGITKAQQWIKVGKEMELLDTPGILWPKFEDQEVGYRLAVTGAIKEEILNIEDVGFYATRYMLKLYPERLSERFELELPPVDLQNPQEIVKVMEQIGRKRGCLRSGGHIDLEKASGVILRDLRSGKMGPVSLENPADCRE
- the rpsP gene encoding 30S ribosomal protein S16, which encodes MAVRIRLKRMGAHKAPFYRIVVSDSRSPRDGRFIEEIGTYNPVAQPAAVNIDEEKALKWLQTGAQASDTVRNLLSKAGVLKKFHEMKLQK
- the rimM gene encoding ribosome maturation factor RimM (Essential for efficient processing of 16S rRNA), producing MENKMYTVGRIVNTHGIRGETKVISSTDFPELRFEKGSVLHILQPGERVPAATVEVERARMQKNTYIVKFKQFDNINDVEKFKGALLKITASQQAELPQNEYYFHEIVGCKVLTEDGEELGTVSEILTPGANDVWVVQRPAGKPVLLPVIDEVVLNVDVQNRKITVHLMEGLI
- a CDS encoding ribonuclease HII — its product is MKVNKTKGSRNKSRMLTYEKELWSKGYTLIAGIDEVGRGCLFGDVVAAAVILPQGLDLQEVNDSKKLSETKREQLYQVIMDNAIATGIGCVDPPTIDKINIKQASRLAMKKALAQLETSPDYLLIDAEKIESDIPQLAIIHGDALSKSIAAASIVAKVTRDRMCLEWDLQYPEYGLALHKGYATALHRKRLLEYGASPLHRTSFLGKILTIQQELF
- the ffh gene encoding signal recognition particle protein, whose amino-acid sequence is MAFEGLSGRLQSVFSKLKGKGKLSEEDVSEALREVRLALLEADVNFKVVKEFIAKVKERAVGQDVMKSFTPGMMVVDIVNKELTDLMGGVQSKLEKSNKPPTVIMMVGLQGAGKTTTSGKLARLLQKQNHRPLLVAGDIYRPAAIKQLQILGEQIKVPVFSLGDQTSPVDIARAAYDHAKENGNDYLIMDTAGRLHIDEQLMEELEQIREVIHPEEILLVVDAMTGQDAVNVAESFHRQLNLTGVVLTKLDGDTRGGAALSVKAVTGCPIKFAAMGEKIDALEPFHPERMASRILGMGDMLTLIEKAQSAIDAEKAAELERKMRKAEFTFEDFLDQMEQIKKMGPIDQLLDMMPGMGKMKGMKDLKVDERQMARVEAIVKSMTKDEKRKPEILNASRRKRIAKGSGTSIQDVNRLIKQFEDMRMMMKQFSSMMGGKGGKGGKGKLGKLGKGFRFPFG
- the rplS gene encoding 50S ribosomal protein L19, which encodes MSSLIQEITKEQLRQDIPSFRPGDTLKVHVKVVEGTRERIQVFEGVVIMRRGGGISETFTVRKISYGVGVERTFPLHSPKIDKIEVTRRGKVRRAKLYYLRGLRGKAARITEIR
- the trmD gene encoding tRNA (guanosine(37)-N1)-methyltransferase TrmD produces the protein MKIDVLTLFPSMFAGVFAASILGKAEEKGIVQLNTVNYRDFSQNKHNTVDDYPYGGGGGMVLKPEPIFEAVESLLSPDAPKPRIILTCPQGERFDQRKAEELARESHLIFICGHYEGYDERIREHLVTDELSLGDFVLTGGEIPAMAMIDSVVRLLPGVLGNEQSSITDSYSTGFLEYPQYTRPAEYRGWTVPEVLLSGHHEKIGLWRKKQMLRRTLLRRPDLLDRESLTVEELRMLEQLKAELDDPNRDAT
- a CDS encoding KH domain-containing protein, coding for MKELITVIAKALVDHPNDVAVKVVEEDQVTVYELHVHPEDVGKVIGKQGRIAKALRTVVTSAAVKENKRVAVEIVS
- the lepB gene encoding signal peptidase I — protein: MEHNQNQVKREVMEWVKAIVIAGVLVGLIRWFIFAPFIVDGPSMQPNFFSGERLIVNKLIYDFRPPQRGEVIVFVAPESKDYIKRVIALPGETVKVVGDQVFINGQQIDEPYIKNEIETAKKNGTLYNTLRNFKEVNGKVEQVKVPDNELFVMGDNRPNSKDSRFGDVGFVPYAKVIGRADFVFWPFDQIHFIKHSYEVNP